In the Telopea speciosissima isolate NSW1024214 ecotype Mountain lineage chromosome 2, Tspe_v1, whole genome shotgun sequence genome, one interval contains:
- the LOC122653060 gene encoding lactoylglutathione lyase isoform X2, producing the protein MASESKESPSNNPGLHTTPDEATKGYFMQQTMYRIKDPKVTLDFYSRVLGMKLLKRLDFEEMKFSLYFMGYEDPATAPANPTERTVWTFSKLATIELTHNWGTESEPDFKGYHTGNSEPRGFGHIGITVDDTYKACERFEHLGVEFVKKPDDGKMKGIAFIKDPDGYWIEIFDLKTIGKTAAAAS; encoded by the exons ATGGCGTCGGAGTCGAAAGAATCTCCCTCGAACAATCCGGGACTCCATACCACCCCAGATGAAGCAACTAAAGGATATTTCATGCAACAAACT ATGTATCGGATTAAAGATCCTAAAGTCACCCTTGATTTCTACTCTCGAGTATTGGGCATGAA GTTACTAAAGAGGTTGGATTTCGAAGAAATGAAGTTCTCCCTGTACTTTATGGGCTATGAG GATCCAGCAACTGCTCCAGCTAATCCTACTGAGCGAACAGTCTGGACCTTCAGTAAACTGGCTACAATTGAGCTCACACA CAACTGGGGCACTGAAAGTGAGCCCGACTTCAAAGGCTACCACACTGGAAACTCTGAACCCCGTGGCTTTG GCCATATAGGCATCACCGTTGATGACACATACAAGGCATGTGAGAGATTTGAACATCTAGGAGTCGAGTTTGTGAAAAAACCTGATGatg GCAAAATGAAAGGAATTGCATTCATTAAGGATCCTGATGGCTACTGGATTGAGATCTTTGATCTTAAAACCATTGGGAAGacagctgctgctgcttcttga
- the LOC122653060 gene encoding lactoylglutathione lyase isoform X1: protein MATSFISTAFSRHFLFRFPSKTSTSSIPILFSNKTKDFNRFRLFSMASESKESPSNNPGLHTTPDEATKGYFMQQTMYRIKDPKVTLDFYSRVLGMKLLKRLDFEEMKFSLYFMGYEDPATAPANPTERTVWTFSKLATIELTHNWGTESEPDFKGYHTGNSEPRGFGHIGITVDDTYKACERFEHLGVEFVKKPDDGKMKGIAFIKDPDGYWIEIFDLKTIGKTAAAAS, encoded by the exons ATGGCTACTTCCTTTATATCCACTGCATTCTCTCGCCATTTTCTCTTTAGATTTCCCTCCAAAACATCCACATCTTCAATCCCTATTTTGTTTTCTAACAAGACAAAG GATTTCAATAGATTTCGACTATTTTCAATGGCGTCGGAGTCGAAAGAATCTCCCTCGAACAATCCGGGACTCCATACCACCCCAGATGAAGCAACTAAAGGATATTTCATGCAACAAACT ATGTATCGGATTAAAGATCCTAAAGTCACCCTTGATTTCTACTCTCGAGTATTGGGCATGAA GTTACTAAAGAGGTTGGATTTCGAAGAAATGAAGTTCTCCCTGTACTTTATGGGCTATGAG GATCCAGCAACTGCTCCAGCTAATCCTACTGAGCGAACAGTCTGGACCTTCAGTAAACTGGCTACAATTGAGCTCACACA CAACTGGGGCACTGAAAGTGAGCCCGACTTCAAAGGCTACCACACTGGAAACTCTGAACCCCGTGGCTTTG GCCATATAGGCATCACCGTTGATGACACATACAAGGCATGTGAGAGATTTGAACATCTAGGAGTCGAGTTTGTGAAAAAACCTGATGatg GCAAAATGAAAGGAATTGCATTCATTAAGGATCCTGATGGCTACTGGATTGAGATCTTTGATCTTAAAACCATTGGGAAGacagctgctgctgcttcttga